One Candidatus Culexarchaeum yellowstonense genomic region harbors:
- a CDS encoding translation initiation factor aIF-1A yields the protein MDRDDSNSSESKVRPLGEGEILGVIINFLGFDRARVKCADGNIRICRIPGRFRKRMWFREGDVVVVVPWDFQPESRGDIVWMYTKSDIEKLKAEGLLPKDFDIESLKS from the coding sequence ATGGATAGGGATGATAGTAATTCCAGTGAATCAAAGGTTAGACCCCTTGGTGAAGGGGAGATTCTAGGCGTCATAATAAACTTTCTAGGTTTCGATAGGGCTAGAGTTAAATGTGCTGATGGAAACATTAGGATATGCAGGATTCCAGGTAGGTTCCGTAAGAGGATGTGGTTTAGGGAGGGAGATGTGGTGGTGGTTGTGCCATGGGATTTCCAACCTGAATCCCGTGGGGATATAGTTTGGATGTATACTAAGAGTGATATTGAAAAGCTTAAAGCTGAAGGTCTACTTCCAAAGGATTTTGACATTGAATCCCTAAAGTCTTAA
- a CDS encoding serine protein kinase RIO has translation MSWDIDRVRDELHKIDYRRKRIKDSDMFETVEEVFDYSTLMILYDLFNRGVLQVMYGVVNSGKEARVYWARDRSGLDLAVKIYLTSTSEFRRGMMTYIVGDPRFKVTSGKTRDIIYTWARKEYSNLVKAYNVGVRVPKPITVKGNVLVMEFVGVNGVPAPLLKDYTPTDINEFFKVLMDYVSKLYCKARLVHGDLSEYNIMVFNESPVLIDFGQAVDLAHPLAEELLVRDVKNLLNFFSRRGVETPDLEEALQWVKRGEG, from the coding sequence ATGAGTTGGGATATTGATCGTGTTAGAGATGAGCTTCATAAGATAGATTATAGGAGGAAGAGGATCAAGGATTCAGATATGTTTGAAACTGTTGAGGAGGTTTTCGATTACTCCACGCTAATGATACTCTATGACCTTTTTAATAGGGGGGTTTTACAAGTCATGTATGGCGTTGTCAACTCTGGTAAGGAGGCTAGAGTCTATTGGGCTAGGGATAGAAGTGGATTGGATCTTGCCGTCAAGATATACTTGACGTCCACCTCAGAGTTTAGGAGGGGGATGATGACGTACATTGTGGGGGACCCTAGATTTAAGGTTACAAGTGGGAAGACTAGGGATATAATATATACTTGGGCTAGGAAGGAGTATTCAAATCTCGTTAAGGCTTATAATGTTGGCGTTAGGGTTCCGAAACCCATAACCGTTAAAGGTAATGTTCTTGTAATGGAGTTTGTGGGTGTTAATGGTGTTCCCGCACCCTTACTTAAAGATTACACCCCCACGGATATTAATGAATTCTTCAAGGTCTTAATGGATTATGTTTCCAAGCTGTATTGTAAGGCTAGACTTGTGCATGGGGATCTAAGTGAATATAACATTATGGTTTTCAATGAATCTCCAGTTCTCATAGATTTTGGGCAGGCTGTGGATTTAGCTCACCCTTTAGCTGAAGAGTTATTAGTTAGGGACGTAAAGAATTTATTGAACTTCTTTTCCCGTAGGGGTGTTGAAACCCCAGATTTGGAGGAGGCTTTACAATGGGTGAAGAGGGGAGAAGGATAA
- a CDS encoding KH domain-containing protein: protein MGEEGRRIIREYVSVPPDRIGVVIGDRGVIKSRIEESTGVALTVDSSSSSVMLEIDPDKTPYENMMKAKNIIAAIGYGFSPERAFKLLEDDVILDVIDLTLYVGTSKNHLTRIKGRIIGENGKTRKIIEEYTDTFISVYSNYVAIIGVYENVSVARRAVEMLASGKPHNAVYSFLDREKRRLKKLEFELWEKRKF, encoded by the coding sequence ATGGGTGAAGAGGGGAGAAGGATAATTAGGGAATATGTGTCTGTACCCCCAGATAGGATTGGTGTAGTTATTGGGGATAGGGGGGTCATCAAATCCCGCATAGAGGAGAGTACTGGGGTGGCATTAACTGTGGATTCATCTTCAAGCTCCGTTATGCTTGAAATAGATCCAGATAAAACTCCATACGAGAATATGATGAAAGCTAAGAACATTATTGCAGCTATCGGTTATGGCTTCAGCCCTGAGAGGGCTTTTAAGCTTCTTGAAGATGACGTAATTCTAGACGTTATCGACTTAACCCTATACGTTGGCACATCTAAGAATCATTTGACTAGAATTAAGGGTAGAATTATTGGTGAGAATGGGAAGACGAGGAAGATAATTGAAGAATATACTGACACATTCATCTCCGTATATTCAAATTACGTTGCAATAATAGGTGTATATGAGAATGTTAGTGTTGCTAGGAGGGCTGTGGAGATGCTTGCTTCAGGTAAACCTCATAATGCCGTTTACTCCTTCCTCGATAGGGAGAAGAGGAGGCTTAAGAAGCTGGAATTTGAATTGTGGGAGAAGAGGAAGTTTTGA
- a CDS encoding DNA topoisomerase VI subunit B: MSKDVREVYEAISPADFFYRNREIAGFDNPVRATYTIVRELVENSLDACETHGILPSVYVSLTETGRAGVYRIRVEDNGCGVPREYIPSAFGQILFGSKYVLRQTRGMFGLGGKMAILYGQITTHSSVKVISGTGGPVKYQCELMIDIQSNKPILLRGGIKTLPNPLYWHGTIVEFEFEGDYSRSKSRILDYFRQTAIILPYANISFITPEGVYYRFLRVTDKLPKIPKEILPHPKGVDVELVKRLIKRTRSDKMVDFISYNFHRVGRKTAIDLLKHAKIDPNKDPRELTSDEIVKLVNAMKRYDNFLPPDASCLSPIGPELLVKGIEKELKPEVVYAVQRKPSSYSGHPFIVEAAIAYGGGIQPPKPGEINLYRYANKIPLLYDAASDVSFKVIKSIKWNRYRIDPEMPIAFFVHIVSTKVPYKTVGKEFIADIPEVAYEIEWALKTCARKLKSYLISKVRRIAIERRVNVLEKYLPKIAQFSSELAGKNPSSIDIEKIIGRLKR, from the coding sequence ATGTCTAAGGATGTTAGGGAAGTTTATGAGGCTATAAGTCCAGCTGACTTCTTCTATCGTAATAGGGAGATTGCTGGTTTCGATAATCCCGTTAGAGCCACATACACCATTGTCCGTGAGCTTGTGGAAAACTCTTTGGATGCTTGTGAAACTCATGGGATTTTACCATCAGTTTATGTCAGTTTAACTGAGACTGGTAGGGCTGGTGTATATAGGATTAGGGTTGAGGATAATGGTTGTGGAGTGCCAAGGGAGTATATTCCCTCAGCATTTGGGCAGATACTTTTCGGGTCTAAATATGTTTTGAGGCAGACTAGGGGGATGTTCGGCTTAGGTGGCAAGATGGCTATACTTTATGGTCAGATCACCACGCATAGTTCTGTGAAAGTTATTAGTGGGACTGGTGGCCCGGTGAAGTATCAATGTGAATTGATGATTGATATTCAATCTAATAAGCCCATACTTCTTCGTGGGGGCATTAAAACTCTGCCAAACCCACTTTACTGGCATGGAACTATAGTTGAATTTGAGTTTGAAGGTGATTATTCTAGGTCTAAGAGTAGAATACTCGACTACTTTAGGCAAACTGCCATAATACTCCCCTATGCAAATATATCCTTCATAACCCCAGAGGGCGTTTACTATAGGTTTTTAAGGGTTACTGATAAGCTTCCCAAGATTCCTAAGGAGATTTTACCGCACCCTAAGGGTGTTGATGTGGAGTTGGTTAAGAGGCTTATAAAGAGGACTAGGAGTGATAAGATGGTGGACTTCATATCCTACAATTTCCATAGGGTTGGTAGGAAGACTGCTATTGACTTGTTGAAGCATGCAAAGATAGATCCAAATAAGGATCCTAGGGAGCTCACTTCCGATGAGATTGTTAAGCTTGTTAATGCTATGAAGCGTTATGATAACTTTCTCCCTCCAGATGCATCTTGCCTCTCCCCCATAGGCCCTGAATTATTGGTTAAGGGTATTGAGAAGGAGCTTAAGCCTGAAGTCGTGTATGCTGTTCAACGTAAGCCTTCCTCATATTCTGGTCATCCATTCATAGTTGAAGCTGCAATAGCTTATGGTGGTGGTATTCAGCCTCCTAAGCCTGGTGAAATAAACCTGTATAGGTATGCCAATAAAATTCCATTGCTTTATGATGCTGCGAGTGACGTCTCATTCAAGGTTATTAAATCCATAAAGTGGAATAGGTATAGGATAGATCCAGAGATGCCTATAGCCTTCTTCGTTCACATAGTTTCAACTAAGGTTCCATATAAGACTGTGGGTAAGGAGTTCATTGCCGATATACCTGAAGTTGCCTATGAGATTGAGTGGGCTTTGAAGACTTGTGCTAGGAAGCTTAAATCGTATTTGATTAGTAAGGTCCGTAGGATTGCCATTGAGCGTAGGGTTAATGTTTTAGAGAAGTATCTTCCGAAGATTGCTCAATTTTCAAGTGAACTTGCTGGGAAGAATCCATCAAGCATAGATATTGAGAAGATTATTGGGAGGTTGAAGAGATGA
- a CDS encoding DNA topoisomerase IV subunit A: MKREEVLARLREFGLSLYEQMSRGEFPRVKLRSRTLKNIVYDPESRQFVLGDKTVVRSGANLRQIRSLTQLVWVAYFAYNSLKANQPTTLRDLYYNSEAFGIEFEDQPESNEIVSDLETALGIPREDFMIYPEERSAVFGDLVIEYTHPDPDYYGKRINLASHPDGVMIGPSLLSAEFVECNADKVIAIETGGLFTRFVAEKVHKRFNAILIHTAGQAPRSTRRFIRRLNMELGLPVYILTDADPWGMHIAMVIISGSANAAHITDLNTPDAKWIGVWATDITKYKLPTEAMDERDIARLEVLRRDPRYRDPFWSREIDEFDKLRRKAEQQSFSRYGLSYVVDKYLPDKLALFK; this comes from the coding sequence ATGAAGCGGGAGGAGGTTTTGGCTAGGTTAAGGGAGTTTGGATTAAGCCTTTATGAGCAGATGAGTAGGGGGGAGTTCCCTAGGGTTAAGTTGAGGAGTAGGACTTTGAAGAATATAGTTTATGATCCTGAGTCGAGGCAATTTGTACTTGGTGATAAAACTGTTGTTAGGAGTGGTGCCAATCTCCGTCAGATAAGATCGTTAACCCAGCTTGTTTGGGTTGCATATTTCGCTTATAACTCCCTTAAGGCTAATCAACCCACAACTTTGAGGGATCTATACTACAATTCTGAGGCATTTGGTATAGAGTTTGAAGATCAGCCTGAATCCAATGAGATAGTTTCGGATTTGGAGACTGCGTTGGGTATTCCGAGGGAGGATTTCATGATATATCCTGAGGAGCGTAGTGCAGTTTTTGGAGACCTAGTTATAGAGTATACCCATCCTGACCCAGACTATTATGGTAAGAGGATTAATCTTGCATCTCATCCGGATGGTGTGATGATAGGGCCATCCCTACTATCCGCTGAGTTTGTTGAGTGCAATGCTGATAAGGTTATAGCCATAGAGACTGGAGGTTTATTCACAAGGTTTGTTGCTGAAAAAGTTCATAAGAGGTTTAACGCAATCCTCATTCACACGGCAGGTCAAGCCCCAAGGTCTACACGTAGATTTATTAGGAGGCTTAACATGGAGCTTGGATTGCCAGTCTACATTTTGACTGATGCCGATCCATGGGGGATGCATATCGCTATGGTTATAATTTCAGGGTCTGCCAATGCCGCTCACATAACTGATTTGAATACCCCTGACGCAAAGTGGATTGGCGTTTGGGCTACAGATATAACTAAGTATAAGCTTCCCACGGAAGCTATGGATGAGAGGGATATTGCTAGGCTTGAAGTTTTGCGTAGGGATCCGAGGTATAGGGATCCATTCTGGTCTAGGGAGATTGATGAGTTTGATAAGTTGAGGCGTAAGGCTGAGCAGCAGAGCTTTAGTAGGTATGGTCTCTCATATGTTGTGGATAAATATCTTCCAGATAAGTTAGCTTTGTTTAAGTGA
- the gatE gene encoding Glu-tRNA(Gln) amidotransferase subunit GatE, translating to MSENTSYYEKIGLKVGLEIHQQINTKHKLFCKCPTIMVEDGKFKTVKRFLRPSKSELGEIDPAALFEYMKHKEYVYEVPEEASCLVELDEEPPHELNQEALEVALTVALMLKSNPVDEVHVMRKVVIDGSNTTGFQRTAIIAMGGYVSDEEGNVEIKTLCLEEEAARKISETEDRVIYRLDRLGIPLIEIATAPNIKTPQQARRVALKIGRILRATGMVKRGLGTIRQDLNISISNGARVEVKGVQDLNLIPKIVEYEVQRQLKLLEIKDELIKRGLRANELENEIIDITEILKESKSKLIRRSIMEGGGIYAVKLKKFRGLLGMEIQPNRRFGTELSERAKLFGGVEGIIHSDELPGYGISQEELNRIKEYMRVKDDDAIVMVCGKPENCKRALEAVVQRAREALMGVPEETRAANDDGTTRYSRPMPGAARMYPETDIRPIPLTENTLNRIKSKLPEDPEETIRRYIEKYGLSRKLAEELIDSDRGKLFEEIVAKWSENATLIASTITYTINSLRNKGLPVENIKEESLKKIFDLIGRGEMAKEAIPEVLEYITVNPNVDVEEAVKILGKGGMSIEELERIVREEAEKAKDVIRERGMKAMGLLMGRVMGIVRGRIDGKIVNETVKRILEEELKSLKQS from the coding sequence ATGAGTGAAAACACAAGCTACTATGAGAAAATTGGGTTAAAGGTTGGACTAGAAATACACCAACAAATAAATACAAAGCACAAGCTATTCTGCAAATGCCCCACAATAATGGTGGAAGATGGAAAATTCAAAACTGTAAAAAGATTTCTAAGACCATCAAAGAGTGAACTTGGAGAGATAGATCCAGCAGCATTATTTGAATACATGAAACACAAGGAATACGTATATGAAGTTCCTGAAGAAGCATCATGCCTAGTGGAATTGGACGAAGAACCACCACACGAATTGAACCAAGAAGCATTGGAAGTGGCTTTAACAGTGGCACTAATGCTGAAATCCAATCCAGTGGACGAAGTTCATGTCATGCGCAAAGTGGTAATAGATGGATCAAATACCACGGGATTCCAGAGGACAGCAATAATAGCCATGGGAGGATATGTAAGCGATGAAGAGGGAAATGTGGAGATAAAAACATTATGCTTGGAGGAGGAAGCTGCGAGGAAGATATCTGAAACTGAAGATAGGGTCATATATAGGCTTGATAGACTTGGAATACCATTAATAGAGATAGCCACAGCCCCAAACATAAAAACGCCACAACAAGCCAGAAGAGTGGCATTGAAAATAGGGAGAATACTTAGAGCTACCGGAATGGTAAAGAGGGGGCTTGGAACTATAAGGCAAGACCTAAACATATCAATATCCAATGGAGCTAGAGTTGAAGTTAAGGGAGTTCAAGACCTAAACTTGATACCAAAAATCGTGGAATACGAAGTTCAAAGACAACTGAAGCTCTTAGAGATAAAAGATGAACTAATAAAGAGGGGTTTAAGGGCTAATGAATTGGAAAACGAGATAATCGACATTACAGAGATACTTAAGGAATCAAAGTCAAAACTGATAAGGAGGAGTATAATGGAGGGGGGAGGAATATATGCGGTTAAGCTTAAGAAGTTTAGGGGATTGCTTGGAATGGAAATACAGCCAAATAGGAGATTTGGAACAGAGCTATCTGAAAGAGCGAAACTATTTGGAGGTGTAGAGGGGATAATACATAGCGATGAACTACCCGGCTACGGAATAAGCCAAGAAGAACTAAATAGGATTAAAGAGTATATGCGTGTGAAGGATGATGATGCAATAGTAATGGTATGTGGAAAGCCTGAGAACTGTAAAAGGGCCCTGGAAGCAGTGGTGCAGAGGGCTAGGGAAGCATTAATGGGAGTTCCCGAAGAAACTAGAGCTGCAAACGATGATGGAACAACAAGATATAGCAGACCAATGCCGGGGGCTGCAAGGATGTACCCTGAAACAGACATAAGACCAATACCATTAACAGAGAATACGCTAAATAGGATAAAGTCGAAGCTACCAGAAGACCCTGAAGAAACCATAAGAAGATACATTGAGAAGTATGGGTTAAGCAGGAAACTTGCAGAAGAATTAATAGACTCTGATAGGGGGAAACTCTTCGAAGAAATAGTGGCAAAATGGAGTGAAAATGCAACTTTAATAGCATCAACAATAACCTACACAATAAACTCATTGAGGAATAAGGGGTTACCCGTGGAAAACATAAAGGAGGAAAGCTTGAAGAAGATATTCGACCTTATCGGAAGAGGTGAAATGGCAAAGGAGGCAATACCAGAAGTGCTTGAATACATAACAGTTAATCCAAATGTGGATGTTGAAGAAGCCGTTAAAATACTTGGAAAGGGTGGAATGAGCATTGAGGAATTGGAGAGAATCGTGAGGGAAGAGGCTGAGAAGGCTAAGGATGTGATAAGGGAAAGGGGGATGAAAGCGATGGGTTTACTGATGGGAAGGGTTATGGGGATAGTTAGAGGGAGAATTGATGGCAAAATAGTTAATGAAACCGTTAAGAGAATACTGGAGGAGGAGTTAAAGTCACTTAAACAAAGCTAA
- the gatD gene encoding Glu-tRNA(Gln) amidotransferase subunit GatD, whose product MVRKKLSEAKIVIGDRVRVIDDAKIYEGILMPRPILGDENALVIKLSNGYNIGIRVREETRIERVGEGEVKRELKTSITGKAVENKPKVYVIGTGGTIASRVDYLTGAVYPALTPEDLYELIPELNEIAILETEQLFNIFSEDMHPQMWCKIAEKAFEKIMEGYDGIVIPHGTDTMGYTAAALSFAIRNPPIPIILTGAQRSSDRPSTDAALNMICSTIAASKAPFAEVVVIMHSTSDDESCTAHKGTKVRKCHTSRRDTFKTINGKPLATIKPNGEIIMQTSDYNPRRKSTSEVKLEAKFDEKVALIKVHPGISDEIIHYLVDKGYHGIVIEGTGLGHVPQNIIEALRRAVENGIPVVMTSQCIWGRVNMNVYRRGVELLRIGVIPGEDMIPETALVKLMWTLAKTRDMKEVKEIMTTNIAGEIGMRSQYEV is encoded by the coding sequence TTGGTGAGGAAGAAGCTTTCCGAAGCAAAAATAGTGATTGGAGATAGAGTAAGGGTAATTGATGATGCCAAGATTTATGAGGGAATACTTATGCCCAGACCGATACTTGGAGATGAAAATGCCCTAGTAATAAAACTGTCCAATGGATACAATATTGGAATTAGAGTTAGAGAAGAAACAAGAATAGAAAGAGTTGGTGAAGGTGAAGTTAAACGTGAATTGAAAACATCAATAACTGGAAAAGCGGTAGAGAATAAACCAAAAGTCTACGTTATTGGGACCGGTGGAACTATAGCCAGCAGAGTGGATTACTTAACTGGAGCAGTATACCCAGCCCTAACGCCAGAAGACCTATATGAATTGATACCGGAATTAAATGAAATAGCAATACTTGAAACAGAACAACTCTTCAACATATTCAGTGAAGACATGCACCCACAAATGTGGTGTAAAATAGCTGAAAAAGCCTTTGAAAAGATTATGGAGGGATATGATGGAATAGTTATACCGCATGGAACAGACACCATGGGATACACAGCGGCAGCATTAAGCTTCGCCATTAGAAACCCACCAATACCAATAATCCTAACTGGAGCCCAAAGATCCTCCGATAGACCATCAACAGATGCCGCATTAAACATGATATGCTCCACAATAGCAGCCTCAAAAGCCCCATTCGCAGAAGTCGTCGTGATCATGCACTCAACATCAGATGATGAAAGCTGCACAGCACATAAAGGAACTAAAGTTAGGAAATGCCATACAAGCAGGAGGGATACATTCAAGACAATAAATGGAAAACCTCTAGCCACAATAAAACCAAATGGAGAAATAATCATGCAAACCAGCGATTATAATCCAAGAAGGAAGAGTACAAGTGAAGTTAAATTGGAAGCAAAATTCGATGAAAAAGTCGCCCTAATAAAAGTTCACCCGGGAATATCAGATGAAATTATACATTACCTAGTGGACAAGGGGTACCATGGAATAGTGATCGAGGGGACAGGGCTTGGACATGTACCACAAAACATAATTGAAGCATTAAGGAGAGCTGTGGAAAATGGAATACCAGTGGTAATGACATCCCAATGCATATGGGGAAGGGTGAACATGAACGTATATAGAAGGGGAGTTGAACTACTGAGGATAGGAGTTATACCTGGAGAAGACATGATCCCAGAGACAGCCCTAGTAAAATTGATGTGGACACTCGCGAAGACGAGGGATATGAAGGAAGTAAAGGAGATTATGACTACAAACATAGCTGGAGAAATAGGCATGAGAAGCCAATATGAGGTGTAG
- a CDS encoding M14 family metallopeptidase: MSSKKITSPREFFGFEIGEDRKLARWDKIVEYFKHLQENSNRIKVVELGKTTEGNPFILAYISSPENLKRLEEYRQISYRLANPKGLSDEEASNLAKMGKAVVAITNSLHATEVGGTQMSIELAYKLVTGEDETTKKILDNVILLLFPCFNPDGQIMVVDWYNKYLGTEYEGTSPPWLYHKYTGHDNNRDAIALTQKESQMFSKVMYREWMPQAYIDNHHMGSYGARLYIPPWYDPICPEIDPLVYREHQWFGGFMAVKLEEAGCQGVEGGPPFTAEWTASFLNLANLMNICAMLTESASVKIATPIYVHKHQLTGNRGRVGDKKQYSFPNPWPGGWWKLKDIIKQQLVSNLAALELAAKMKETILKNMYIKAKRNVEKGLNEPPYAFIVSLEDQHDPNTALKMIDVFRKLDVEVHVAKKPFKIGNTVYPAGTFVIFTAQPKRAFVKYVLERTEYPDNEWTRARDGTPLRPYDVASYTIPDYMGVKVDVAVDKFDGEFEMIDEVTYPYTPVADSRFGYMLDCRLNDTFAAVNVLLSSGFKVYRVLKDVKVDDVTLPTGSFYIPVQDKVLDVLNSVSREFHVPVYKLKSELNGDLIEVKQARVGIYQRYYGGNIDEGWTRWLLEHFKFPVQVVLDEDIRSGKLSEKIDVLIFADDNSAIIVGESKEAIEKAFTERFKRPYFMPPIPPEYMSGIKKEGVDKVREFVSNGGVLLAFNGSCDFAIEALKLKLNNVAKNLDPKVFFCPGSALNVNVDNTHPLCYGMPKTSKVFFYDSPILEILPTYYSELYEAPVTYPETDIKSSGWLIGESYLSRKPALVVAREGNGKAVLYAFRPQFRAQTHGTFKLIFNALYKYC; encoded by the coding sequence ATGTCAAGTAAGAAAATAACTTCTCCAAGGGAATTCTTTGGTTTTGAGATTGGTGAAGATAGGAAGCTGGCTAGATGGGATAAGATCGTGGAATACTTCAAACACCTACAAGAAAATTCAAACAGAATAAAAGTCGTGGAGCTAGGCAAAACCACAGAGGGAAACCCATTCATACTAGCATACATAAGCTCACCAGAGAATCTTAAGAGGCTTGAGGAGTATAGGCAAATTTCGTATAGATTGGCGAATCCTAAGGGGTTAAGCGATGAGGAGGCTTCGAATCTTGCTAAGATGGGTAAAGCTGTTGTGGCAATAACCAATAGTCTTCATGCCACTGAGGTTGGCGGAACACAAATGTCCATTGAATTAGCATACAAACTAGTAACTGGTGAAGATGAAACAACAAAGAAAATTTTGGATAATGTGATTCTACTACTATTCCCCTGCTTCAATCCAGATGGTCAAATAATGGTTGTGGATTGGTATAACAAGTATCTTGGAACCGAGTATGAGGGGACATCTCCTCCATGGCTATACCACAAATATACAGGTCACGATAATAATAGGGATGCCATTGCATTAACCCAGAAGGAATCTCAAATGTTTTCAAAAGTTATGTATAGGGAGTGGATGCCACAGGCGTACATTGACAATCATCATATGGGAAGCTATGGTGCTAGACTATATATTCCCCCATGGTATGATCCCATATGCCCTGAAATTGATCCACTGGTTTATCGTGAGCATCAATGGTTTGGTGGATTTATGGCTGTTAAGCTTGAGGAAGCTGGATGCCAGGGGGTTGAGGGTGGCCCACCCTTCACGGCTGAGTGGACTGCGTCATTCCTAAATCTGGCTAATCTAATGAACATTTGTGCTATGCTTACAGAGTCTGCTAGTGTTAAGATTGCTACGCCAATATATGTTCATAAACATCAATTAACTGGGAATAGGGGGAGAGTTGGAGATAAAAAGCAATACAGCTTCCCAAACCCATGGCCAGGAGGATGGTGGAAACTAAAAGACATAATAAAACAACAATTAGTATCCAATCTCGCCGCCCTCGAATTGGCAGCTAAAATGAAAGAAACCATACTGAAGAACATGTACATCAAAGCCAAAAGAAACGTTGAGAAGGGGCTTAATGAACCCCCATATGCCTTCATAGTATCCTTGGAGGATCAGCATGATCCGAACACTGCATTGAAGATGATAGATGTGTTTAGGAAGTTGGATGTTGAAGTTCATGTTGCTAAGAAGCCATTTAAGATTGGTAATACTGTTTATCCAGCTGGAACCTTCGTGATATTCACTGCGCAGCCGAAGAGGGCTTTTGTGAAGTATGTTCTTGAGAGAACAGAGTATCCGGATAATGAGTGGACTCGTGCCCGTGATGGCACTCCATTAAGGCCATATGATGTTGCAAGTTACACTATTCCAGATTATATGGGTGTTAAGGTTGATGTTGCTGTGGATAAGTTTGATGGTGAGTTTGAGATGATTGATGAGGTTACCTATCCATATACTCCAGTGGCTGATTCTAGATTTGGATACATGTTGGATTGCAGATTGAATGATACGTTTGCAGCAGTGAATGTACTGTTATCTTCAGGGTTTAAGGTTTATAGGGTTTTGAAGGATGTTAAGGTTGATGATGTAACTCTCCCAACGGGCTCCTTCTACATACCAGTTCAAGATAAAGTTTTAGATGTGCTCAATAGTGTTTCAAGGGAATTCCACGTCCCAGTATATAAGTTGAAGTCTGAGTTGAATGGGGACTTAATTGAGGTTAAGCAGGCTAGGGTTGGGATATACCAGAGATATTATGGTGGAAATATTGATGAGGGGTGGACTAGATGGCTCTTAGAGCACTTTAAATTCCCAGTTCAAGTAGTTTTGGATGAGGATATCAGGAGTGGGAAACTTTCTGAGAAGATTGATGTACTAATATTTGCCGATGATAATAGTGCAATAATAGTTGGTGAGAGTAAGGAGGCCATTGAGAAGGCTTTTACTGAAAGGTTTAAGAGGCCCTACTTTATGCCTCCAATTCCTCCAGAGTACATGAGTGGAATTAAGAAGGAGGGTGTTGATAAGGTTAGGGAATTCGTCTCTAATGGTGGAGTTTTATTGGCATTCAATGGTTCCTGCGATTTCGCAATAGAAGCTCTTAAGCTAAAGTTGAATAATGTAGCTAAGAATCTAGATCCCAAGGTCTTCTTCTGCCCAGGCTCTGCTCTAAATGTTAATGTTGATAATACGCATCCATTATGTTATGGTATGCCTAAAACCTCAAAGGTCTTCTTCTATGATAGCCCAATACTTGAGATTCTGCCAACATATTACAGCGAATTGTATGAGGCTCCAGTAACTTATCCTGAGACTGACATTAAATCCAGTGGTTGGCTTATCGGTGAGAGTTACTTGTCCCGCAAACCAGCTTTGGTTGTGGCTAGGGAGGGTAATGGTAAAGCTGTCTTATATGCCTTCAGACCGCAGTTTAGAGCTCAAACCCATGGGACCTTCAAATTGATATTCAATGCTCTATACAAGTACTGTTAA